The Thiorhodovibrio litoralis genome includes a window with the following:
- the cas6e gene encoding type I-E CRISPR-associated protein Cas6/Cse3/CasE, translating to MILSRVELPWVIARRPYEQHRALWRLFPGQPPERRREADQARTGFLFRIEDAPTGGPARVLVQSRLRPMATSDISILASREFQPQPRVSQALAFVVTANPVKTVHDQERGAKPGKRSSTCRVPLIDEKAQIAWLGRKLLEAAVVESVAVVPHAPIHFRRVRTGERAERAGKLVPVTFEGSLRVTDPVRLVSLLENGIGAGKAFGCGLFLVRRL from the coding sequence GGGTAGAGCTGCCTTGGGTGATTGCTCGGCGGCCTTACGAACAGCATCGGGCTTTGTGGAGGCTCTTTCCAGGGCAACCGCCGGAAAGGCGCCGGGAGGCTGACCAAGCGCGAACCGGATTTCTATTCCGCATCGAGGATGCGCCTACCGGCGGCCCCGCCCGTGTTCTCGTGCAGTCTCGCTTGCGGCCAATGGCAACGTCGGATATATCCATTCTCGCCAGCCGCGAATTCCAACCGCAACCTCGCGTCAGTCAGGCGCTTGCTTTTGTCGTGACAGCCAATCCGGTCAAGACGGTCCATGACCAAGAGCGCGGCGCCAAACCCGGCAAAAGATCAAGCACCTGCCGGGTACCATTGATTGACGAAAAGGCCCAGATTGCCTGGCTGGGAAGAAAACTACTGGAAGCCGCGGTGGTCGAATCCGTCGCGGTGGTGCCGCATGCGCCGATACATTTTCGCCGCGTGCGGACGGGAGAGCGTGCAGAACGGGCAGGGAAGCTCGTTCCTGTTACCTTCGAGGGGAGCTTGCGAGTCACTGATCCAGTGCGCCTGGTCTCGCTGCTTGAAAATGGCATTGGTGCAGGCAAAGCCTTTGGTTGCGGGCTCTTTTTGGTCCGTAGGCTGTAG